In Pseudomonas nunensis, a single window of DNA contains:
- a CDS encoding MFS transporter, which produces MHDPHSERMSGSETRAASGLALVFAFRMLGMFMVLPVLATYGMDLAGATPALIGLAIGAYGLTQALFQIPFGIISDRIGRRPVIYLGLIVFALGSVLAANADSIWGVIAGRVLQGAGAISAAVMALLSDLTREQHRTKAMAMIGMTIGLSFAVAMVVGPLLTRAFGLSGLFLATGGMALFGIVIVMFMVPKSTGPLQHRESGVARQALLPTLKHPDLLRLDLGIFVLHAMLMSSFVALPLALVEKAGLPKEQHWWVYLTALLISFFAMIPFIIYGEKKRKMKRVLLGAVATLMLTELFFWQFGDSLRALVIGTVVFFTAFNLLEASLPSLISKVSPAGGKGTAMGVYSTSQFLGSALGGILGGWLFQHGGLSVVFLGCAGLAALWLAFAVTMREPPYVTSLRLPLSAEAIREAGLVERLKAVVGVTDAVIVADEAAIYIKLDTELLDRTTLERLVNNPPEAACVA; this is translated from the coding sequence ATGCACGATCCCCACAGCGAACGCATGAGTGGCAGTGAGACCCGCGCAGCAAGCGGTCTGGCCCTGGTGTTCGCCTTCCGTATGCTTGGCATGTTCATGGTGTTGCCGGTACTGGCGACCTATGGGATGGATCTGGCGGGAGCGACCCCGGCCCTTATCGGGTTGGCGATTGGCGCTTACGGCCTGACCCAGGCGCTGTTCCAGATTCCGTTCGGGATCATTTCCGACCGTATCGGCCGACGCCCGGTGATTTACCTGGGGCTGATCGTTTTCGCCCTGGGCAGCGTGCTGGCGGCCAACGCCGATTCGATCTGGGGCGTTATCGCCGGACGCGTCCTGCAAGGCGCCGGCGCGATTTCCGCAGCGGTCATGGCCTTGCTGTCAGACCTGACCCGCGAGCAGCACCGGACCAAAGCCATGGCCATGATCGGCATGACGATCGGTCTGTCGTTCGCTGTCGCGATGGTGGTTGGACCGCTGCTGACCCGCGCCTTCGGACTGTCCGGACTGTTCCTCGCCACCGGCGGCATGGCGCTGTTCGGCATCGTGATCGTGATGTTCATGGTGCCGAAATCTACCGGCCCGTTGCAGCATCGCGAATCCGGCGTCGCACGCCAGGCTTTACTGCCGACACTCAAGCACCCGGACCTGCTGCGCCTGGACCTGGGCATTTTTGTGTTACATGCGATGTTGATGTCGAGCTTCGTTGCATTGCCCCTGGCCCTGGTCGAAAAAGCCGGGTTGCCCAAAGAACAGCACTGGTGGGTCTACCTGACCGCGCTGCTGATTTCCTTCTTCGCCATGATCCCGTTCATCATCTACGGCGAGAAGAAACGCAAAATGAAACGAGTTTTATTGGGCGCCGTCGCGACGCTGATGCTCACTGAGCTATTCTTCTGGCAGTTCGGTGACAGCTTGCGAGCCCTGGTGATCGGGACGGTGGTGTTCTTCACCGCGTTCAATCTGCTGGAAGCTTCCTTGCCATCGCTGATCAGCAAGGTTTCACCGGCGGGCGGCAAAGGCACTGCGATGGGGGTTTATTCCACCAGCCAGTTCCTTGGTTCGGCGCTCGGTGGCATCCTCGGAGGCTGGCTTTTCCAGCATGGCGGTTTGTCGGTTGTGTTCCTTGGATGCGCCGGCCTGGCTGCACTTTGGCTAGCCTTTGCTGTTACCATGCGCGAACCTCCCTACGTGACGAGTCTGCGCTTGCCGTTGTCGGCCGAGGCGATCCGCGAAGCGGGTCTGGTCGAGCGCCTGAAGGCCGTCGTAGGGGTAACAGATGCAGTGATCGTTGCAGACGAAGCGGCGATTTACATCAAATTGGACACAGAACTATTGGATCGCACCACCCTCGAGCGCCTGGTGAACAACCCGCCCGAGGCAGCGTGCGTAGCCTAG
- a CDS encoding single-stranded DNA-binding protein, translated as MARGVNKVILVGTCGQDPEVRYLPNGNAVTNLSLATSEQWTDKQTGQKVEKTEWHRVSMFGKVAEIAGEYLRKGSQVYIEGKLQTREWEKDGIKRYTTEIVVDMQGTMQLLGGRPQQGDQQGGGNNYQQSAPAPRQQAPRPQQSAPQQSRQAPPPQQAAPQPAPDFDSFDDDIPF; from the coding sequence ATGGCCCGTGGGGTTAACAAAGTCATATTGGTCGGTACTTGCGGCCAGGATCCCGAAGTTCGCTACTTGCCTAACGGTAACGCCGTGACCAACCTGAGTCTGGCGACCAGCGAACAGTGGACCGACAAGCAAACCGGTCAGAAGGTCGAGAAGACCGAATGGCACCGTGTTTCGATGTTCGGCAAGGTTGCCGAAATCGCCGGCGAATACCTGCGCAAGGGTTCGCAGGTCTACATCGAAGGCAAGCTGCAAACCCGCGAGTGGGAAAAAGACGGTATCAAGCGTTACACCACTGAAATCGTGGTCGACATGCAAGGCACCATGCAACTGCTGGGTGGCCGTCCACAACAGGGCGACCAACAAGGCGGGGGCAATAACTACCAGCAGTCCGCTCCAGCCCCACGCCAACAGGCTCCGCGTCCGCAGCAGTCGGCTCCACAGCAGTCGCGCCAGGCTCCGCCTCCACAGCAGGCAGCGCCGCAACCGGCTCCGGATTTCGACAGCTTTGATGACGATATCCCGTTCTGA
- a CDS encoding OsmC domain/YcaO domain-containing protein, protein MEIKVNFLDNLRLEAKFDDFTVVADQPIRYKGDGSAPGPFDYFLASSALCAAYFVKLYCDTRSIPTENIRLSQNNIVDPENRYNQIFKIQVELPADISDKDRQGILRSIDRCTVKKVVQAGPEFVIEEVENLDADAQALLMPAASSEASTFIAGKDLPLEQTIANMSAILADLGMKIEIASWRNIVPNVWSLHIRDAHSPMCFTNGKGATKEGALASALGEFIERLNCNFFYNDQFWGEDIANAEFVHYPDERWFKPGRKDALPSEILDEYCLKIYNREGELRGSHLIDTNSGNEERGICSLPFVRQSDGEVVYFPSNLIENLFLSNGMSAGNTLAEAQVQCLSEIFERAVKREIIEGEFALPDVPADVLAKYPGILAGIQALEEQGFPVLVKDASLGGEFPVMCVTLMNPRTGGVFASFGAHPSLEVALERSLTELLQGRSFEGLNDLPQPTFEGHAVTEPNNFVEHFIDSSGVVSWRFFSSKSDYEFVEWDFSGQGENSNAEEAATLFGILKDMGKEVYMAVYEHIGAKACRILVPDYSEIYPADDLIWDNTNKALFFRADILNLHRLDEEELRALVERLVESELDDYTDITSLIGIEFDDNTAWGQLTILELKLLIYLALQQYEEAKEAVEMFLQYNDNTVERGLFYQAVNVVLEMKLDEDLELEDYEANFRRMFGNERTDAAIGSVDGSVRFHGLAPTSMKLEGLDRHLRLIESYKKLHSARANVTASSR, encoded by the coding sequence ATGGAAATCAAGGTCAACTTTCTCGACAACCTTCGGCTTGAAGCAAAGTTCGATGACTTCACGGTGGTGGCCGATCAACCTATCCGCTACAAGGGCGATGGCTCGGCACCGGGCCCGTTCGATTACTTCCTCGCTTCATCGGCGTTGTGTGCGGCGTATTTCGTGAAGCTGTACTGCGACACTCGCAGTATTCCCACCGAAAATATCCGCCTGTCGCAGAACAACATTGTTGATCCGGAAAACCGCTACAACCAGATTTTCAAGATTCAGGTCGAACTGCCTGCGGATATTTCCGACAAGGACCGCCAGGGCATCCTGCGTTCCATCGACCGCTGCACCGTGAAAAAAGTGGTGCAGGCCGGGCCTGAGTTTGTCATCGAAGAAGTGGAAAACCTCGACGCCGACGCCCAGGCGTTGTTGATGCCGGCTGCCAGTTCAGAGGCGAGCACTTTCATTGCTGGCAAGGACCTGCCGCTGGAGCAGACCATCGCCAACATGTCGGCCATTCTGGCGGACCTCGGCATGAAGATTGAAATCGCCTCGTGGCGCAATATCGTGCCCAACGTGTGGTCGCTGCACATCCGCGACGCGCACTCGCCGATGTGCTTCACCAATGGCAAGGGCGCGACCAAAGAAGGCGCATTGGCGTCGGCGCTGGGCGAGTTTATCGAGCGACTCAACTGCAACTTCTTCTACAACGACCAGTTCTGGGGCGAAGACATCGCCAACGCAGAGTTTGTGCATTACCCAGATGAACGCTGGTTCAAGCCTGGCCGCAAAGATGCATTGCCGAGCGAAATCCTCGACGAGTACTGCCTGAAGATTTACAACCGCGAAGGCGAGCTGCGCGGCTCCCACCTGATCGACACCAACTCGGGCAACGAAGAACGCGGCATCTGCTCGCTGCCGTTCGTGCGTCAGTCGGACGGCGAAGTCGTGTATTTCCCATCCAACCTCATCGAAAACCTGTTCCTGAGCAACGGCATGAGCGCCGGTAACACGCTGGCCGAAGCCCAGGTGCAGTGCCTGTCGGAAATCTTCGAGCGTGCGGTAAAACGCGAAATCATCGAAGGCGAATTTGCCCTGCCGGACGTACCGGCCGACGTGCTGGCGAAGTACCCTGGGATACTCGCCGGGATTCAGGCGCTGGAAGAACAAGGGTTCCCGGTGCTGGTGAAGGATGCGTCCCTGGGCGGTGAATTCCCGGTGATGTGCGTCACGCTGATGAACCCGCGCACTGGCGGTGTGTTCGCCTCGTTCGGCGCGCACCCAAGCCTGGAAGTGGCGCTGGAACGCAGCCTCACCGAATTGCTCCAGGGCCGCAGCTTCGAAGGTCTCAACGACTTGCCGCAGCCGACGTTTGAAGGCCATGCGGTGACCGAGCCGAATAATTTCGTCGAGCACTTTATCGACTCCAGCGGCGTGGTGTCGTGGCGCTTCTTCAGCTCCAAGTCCGATTACGAATTCGTGGAGTGGGACTTCTCCGGCCAGGGTGAAAACTCGAATGCCGAGGAAGCCGCGACCCTGTTCGGCATTCTCAAAGACATGGGCAAAGAAGTGTACATGGCGGTCTACGAGCATATCGGAGCGAAGGCCTGCCGCATCCTGGTGCCGGACTACTCGGAAATCTATCCCGCCGACGACCTGATCTGGGATAACACCAACAAAGCGCTGTTCTTCCGCGCCGACATCCTCAACCTGCATCGCTTGGACGAAGAAGAACTGCGAGCATTGGTGGAGCGTCTGGTGGAAAGTGAGCTGGATGACTACACCGACATCACTTCGTTGATCGGCATCGAATTCGACGACAACACGGCGTGGGGTCAGTTGACGATCCTGGAGTTGAAGCTGCTGATTTATCTCGCCCTGCAGCAATACGAAGAGGCAAAAGAAGCGGTGGAAATGTTCCTGCAGTACAACGACAACACGGTTGAGCGCGGCTTGTTCTACCAGGCCGTCAACGTGGTGCTGGAGATGAAACTGGACGAAGACCTGGAACTGGAAGACTACGAGGCCAATTTCCGCCGGATGTTTGGCAACGAGCGCACGGATGCAGCGATTGGTTCGGTGGACGGCAGCGTGCGCTTCCATGGCTTGGCGCCGACCAGCATGAAATTGGAGGGACTCGACCGGCACCTGCGGTTGATCGAGAGCTACAAGAAACTGCACTCGGCACGGGCTAATGTGACCGCTTCAAGCCGTTAA
- a CDS encoding glutathionylspermidine synthase family protein, whose amino-acid sequence MKKILCAERHDWKQTAESLGFLFHTIDDEPYWDESAYYQFTLKQIENDLEDPTTELHHMCMDLVARVVQSEELLERLSIPAPFFDLVRTSWLEGHPHLYGRMDFSYNGTGPAKLLELNYDTPTSLYEAAAFQWGWLEQCIERGLLPKHADQFNSIDTKLHQAFAQLQLKQPFYFASMKDSVEDKGTTDYLRLIAEKVGIESRHIDLEDIGLTSDGRFVDLEDRWIPHLFKLHAWEFIFHEPFGAAIAQSDTQFFEPAWKSIISNKGILPLLWEFNKGHPNLLAAHVDTDPSKAVPKGWVRKPYFSREGANIELQTADGLIVKEGGPYTDAPFILQEFAPLPRFDDSFTLVGSWVIGDQAAGIGVREDNSLITKDSSRFLPHLILD is encoded by the coding sequence ATGAAGAAAATCCTCTGCGCCGAACGTCATGACTGGAAACAGACGGCCGAAAGTCTCGGTTTTCTGTTCCACACCATCGACGACGAACCCTATTGGGATGAGAGCGCGTACTACCAGTTCACGCTCAAGCAGATCGAAAACGACCTGGAAGACCCGACCACCGAGCTGCATCACATGTGCATGGACCTGGTGGCACGCGTGGTGCAGAGCGAGGAATTGCTGGAGCGCCTGAGCATTCCCGCGCCGTTCTTCGACCTGGTTCGTACTTCATGGCTCGAAGGCCATCCGCACCTGTACGGGCGCATGGACTTCTCCTACAACGGCACCGGGCCGGCCAAGTTGCTGGAACTCAACTACGACACGCCGACCAGTCTGTATGAAGCGGCGGCGTTTCAGTGGGGCTGGCTGGAGCAATGCATCGAACGCGGCTTGCTGCCCAAGCATGCCGACCAGTTCAACAGCATCGACACCAAGCTGCATCAGGCTTTTGCGCAGTTGCAGCTCAAGCAGCCGTTCTATTTTGCGTCGATGAAAGACTCGGTCGAAGACAAAGGCACCACCGATTACCTGCGCCTGATCGCGGAAAAAGTCGGCATCGAATCACGCCACATCGACCTCGAAGACATTGGCCTCACCAGTGACGGACGTTTCGTCGATCTTGAAGATCGCTGGATCCCGCACCTGTTCAAGCTGCATGCCTGGGAGTTCATCTTCCACGAGCCGTTTGGCGCTGCAATCGCCCAGAGCGACACGCAGTTTTTCGAGCCGGCCTGGAAATCGATCATCTCCAACAAAGGCATCCTGCCGTTGCTGTGGGAATTCAACAAAGGTCACCCGAACCTGCTCGCGGCGCACGTGGATACCGACCCGAGCAAAGCCGTGCCGAAAGGCTGGGTGCGCAAGCCCTACTTCTCCCGGGAAGGCGCCAACATCGAGTTGCAAACTGCCGACGGTCTGATCGTCAAAGAGGGCGGCCCCTACACGGATGCGCCGTTTATCCTTCAGGAGTTCGCCCCCCTGCCCCGGTTTGACGACAGCTTCACGCTGGTCGGTTCGTGGGTGATCGGCGACCAGGCAGCCGGCATCGGCGTGCGCGAAGACAACAGCCTGATCACCAAGGATTCGAGCCGGTTCCTGCCGCACCTGATTCTTGATTGA
- a CDS encoding DUF1190 domain-containing protein, translating into MKRSKYVQLSLAASVAMAISGCGPTEKTYEIHKKYNFQSVQQCADEKLPVDICSDAYMKAMAEHRQIAPVYDNQADCDADFVADWCQQDSAGKFIPKLGGFELNADGEVTQSEVDAAKAKLPASEASAASGSGFSGSSLLTGLLIGNMLSNNRNSYYSEPVYRYRDDRGSYSNSTLSQRVSSGSTFNRSNQARYGSSNYSDTITRSKAATVASATSRGGFGSQASARSGWGGSSKSSGGSSS; encoded by the coding sequence ATGAAACGAAGCAAGTACGTTCAGCTCTCCCTGGCCGCGTCGGTCGCCATGGCGATCTCAGGCTGCGGGCCGACGGAAAAAACCTACGAGATACACAAGAAGTACAACTTCCAGTCCGTCCAGCAGTGCGCCGATGAAAAGCTGCCGGTCGACATCTGTTCCGATGCCTACATGAAGGCCATGGCCGAACATCGCCAAATCGCGCCGGTGTACGACAACCAGGCCGATTGCGACGCCGACTTTGTCGCCGACTGGTGCCAGCAGGACTCCGCCGGCAAGTTCATCCCCAAGCTCGGCGGTTTCGAACTGAACGCCGATGGCGAAGTGACGCAATCCGAAGTGGATGCGGCCAAAGCCAAGCTGCCCGCGTCGGAAGCCAGCGCCGCCAGTGGCTCGGGGTTCTCCGGCAGCAGCCTGCTGACCGGTTTGCTGATCGGCAACATGCTGAGCAACAACCGCAACAGCTACTACTCCGAGCCGGTCTACCGCTATCGCGATGATCGCGGCAGCTACTCGAACTCGACACTCAGCCAGCGGGTTTCGAGCGGTTCGACCTTCAACCGGTCCAACCAGGCGCGCTACGGCAGCAGCAACTACAGCGACACCATCACCCGCAGCAAAGCGGCGACGGTTGCCTCGGCCACCTCGCGCGGCGGCTTCGGCAGCCAGGCCAGCGCACGCAGTGGCTGGGGCGGATCGAGCAAGAGTTCTGGCGGTTCGAGCAGCTAA
- a CDS encoding DUF350 domain-containing protein codes for MLEALSISLNKAAVLGFVTYIIGAAVLFALFQFIYTRITPHKEFELIRSGNVAAAIALGGAIIGFAIPASNVIAYSINILDFVVWAVIAAFVQLLAFLMTTLVLKGTSERIRNGEIAAGIYVAAVAISVGMLNAACMTPSQN; via the coding sequence ATGCTTGAAGCGCTCTCCATCTCCCTGAACAAGGCCGCCGTCCTCGGGTTTGTGACGTACATCATCGGCGCCGCCGTGTTGTTCGCGCTGTTCCAATTCATCTACACCCGCATCACGCCGCACAAGGAATTCGAACTGATTCGCTCCGGCAACGTGGCCGCGGCGATTGCCCTGGGTGGCGCGATAATCGGCTTCGCCATTCCAGCGAGCAACGTGATTGCCTATTCGATCAACATCCTCGATTTCGTGGTCTGGGCCGTGATCGCAGCGTTCGTTCAACTGCTGGCGTTCCTGATGACCACGCTGGTACTCAAGGGCACGTCCGAGCGCATCCGCAATGGTGAAATCGCTGCCGGCATCTACGTGGCAGCCGTGGCCATCAGTGTCGGCATGCTCAACGCCGCGTGTATGACCCCTTCCCAGAACTGA
- a CDS encoding DUF2491 family protein, with protein MGWFKQLMGLEAPGTNSNSNSKWTANDTPPVVGPLGLAQGKGVMFDSTLKLLLDEKTSVTIPGSQQIWSVGHVDLGQSTWLSRYYMNDEDYWLQVHTTGEIDGQVESVILFNYLSYVTITSEAELRRLAGPQSLIGLPTYTHNGVEYTREWGTEEGQTELVPLSEHVRNPDESYTIEHRSMLYARDTGLTDRRELLLFSVEEDAEGTISLSTSLGISLYTTDLNTL; from the coding sequence ATGGGATGGTTTAAACAGTTGATGGGGCTTGAGGCCCCGGGCACGAATTCCAACTCCAACTCGAAGTGGACCGCCAACGACACGCCACCGGTTGTCGGCCCGCTGGGTCTGGCGCAGGGCAAAGGCGTGATGTTCGACAGCACCCTGAAATTGCTGCTCGACGAAAAAACCAGCGTGACCATCCCCGGTTCCCAGCAGATCTGGAGCGTCGGCCATGTCGACCTCGGGCAATCGACCTGGCTCTCGCGCTATTACATGAACGACGAAGACTACTGGCTGCAAGTCCACACCACCGGCGAAATCGATGGGCAGGTAGAGTCAGTGATTCTGTTCAATTACCTCAGCTACGTGACCATCACCAGCGAAGCGGAATTGCGTCGATTGGCCGGCCCGCAAAGCCTGATCGGGCTGCCGACCTACACCCACAACGGCGTCGAATACACCCGTGAATGGGGGACCGAGGAAGGGCAAACGGAACTCGTGCCCCTGAGCGAACACGTCAGGAATCCGGACGAGTCCTACACCATCGAGCACCGTTCGATGCTGTATGCCCGTGATACCGGCCTGACCGATCGCCGCGAGTTGCTGCTGTTTTCCGTGGAGGAAGACGCTGAAGGCACCATCAGCCTGAGCACTTCGCTGGGTATTTCGCTGTACACCACCGACTTGAACACTCTTTAA
- a CDS encoding ion channel — protein sequence MSIFLLLRVYASTFFHRFGWAGLAIALGIHLSTAYLGLVLLGEQHLTAPATFTYFYLTTTLTVGYGDLAPQTAAGRVFVATWVMLGGIALLTAAIGKTTSSVIDVWRKGMKGKGDFTGKTGHTVLIGWEGSSSERVIELLLEDETSNDNLIVICDCDLEENPMQGKAAFIKGESLSSGALLVRAGVPGAERVLVRTHSDDLTLATVLAVNQLKPVGHVVAHFNESEIAALASSYAPSLECTSSMAIEMLVRASQDPGSSVVINELLCVGQGATQYLMKLPQTYVATFGELYSRMKDRHNATLIGYRARGAQQPSINPPNATRIEGGELFYIASTRLKEISNGMV from the coding sequence ATGTCGATTTTTCTTCTATTACGCGTGTACGCCTCGACCTTCTTCCACCGTTTCGGCTGGGCGGGACTGGCGATTGCCTTGGGCATTCACCTGAGCACGGCGTATCTCGGCCTGGTGCTGTTGGGCGAGCAACATCTCACCGCCCCCGCCACATTTACCTACTTCTATCTCACCACCACGCTGACTGTCGGCTATGGCGATCTCGCGCCACAGACCGCGGCCGGGCGCGTTTTCGTGGCTACCTGGGTCATGCTCGGGGGCATTGCGCTGTTAACGGCAGCCATCGGCAAGACCACCAGCAGCGTTATCGATGTATGGAGAAAAGGCATGAAGGGCAAAGGCGATTTCACCGGCAAGACCGGCCATACGGTGCTCATCGGCTGGGAAGGCTCGTCCAGTGAGCGGGTCATTGAGTTGCTGCTGGAGGATGAAACCTCCAACGACAACCTGATCGTTATTTGCGATTGCGACCTTGAAGAAAACCCGATGCAGGGCAAAGCCGCGTTTATCAAAGGCGAAAGCCTGTCCTCCGGCGCGCTGTTGGTGCGCGCCGGCGTGCCCGGGGCTGAACGCGTGCTGGTGCGTACTCATTCCGACGACTTGACCCTGGCCACCGTGCTGGCGGTCAATCAACTGAAACCGGTCGGACACGTGGTCGCCCACTTCAACGAAAGCGAAATCGCCGCCCTCGCCAGTTCCTACGCGCCGAGCCTGGAATGCACGTCGAGCATGGCCATCGAAATGCTGGTGCGCGCCTCCCAGGATCCGGGCTCCTCTGTCGTGATCAACGAGTTACTGTGTGTGGGCCAAGGCGCCACGCAATACCTGATGAAATTGCCCCAAACCTATGTGGCAACCTTCGGTGAGCTGTACTCGCGGATGAAAGATCGCCACAACGCGACGCTCATCGGCTACCGCGCCAGGGGTGCGCAGCAACCTTCGATCAATCCGCCCAATGCCACGCGCATTGAGGGCGGTGAACTCTTCTACATCGCCTCCACTCGCCTGAAGGAAATCTCCAATGGGATGGTTTAA
- a CDS encoding rhomboid family intramembrane serine protease: MDALKGFKTIAGLAIFMVALQVLNAVSGYSLLSFGLVPRTLYGLPGIFTSPFLHASFAHLSANLIPFLILGTLVIVDGLNRFIAASAIIIGLGGLLVWLFGFSGVHIGASGWVFGLWAYILSRAWFQHSWGNLITAIVVALLYGGLVFGFLPRQGVSFEGHIAGAFAGFIAAKVLLSAPRNRFNAAR; the protein is encoded by the coding sequence ATGGATGCCCTGAAGGGTTTCAAGACAATCGCCGGCCTGGCGATTTTCATGGTCGCGCTGCAAGTGCTCAACGCCGTCAGCGGCTACAGCCTCCTTTCATTTGGCCTGGTCCCGAGAACCCTCTACGGACTGCCCGGCATCTTCACCTCGCCTTTTCTCCACGCATCTTTCGCGCACCTGAGCGCCAACCTGATTCCCTTCTTGATCCTCGGCACGTTGGTCATCGTCGACGGACTCAACCGTTTCATCGCCGCCAGCGCGATCATCATCGGCCTGGGCGGCTTGCTGGTCTGGCTGTTCGGTTTTTCCGGCGTGCACATTGGCGCCAGCGGCTGGGTGTTCGGGCTGTGGGCGTACATCCTGTCGCGCGCCTGGTTCCAGCACAGTTGGGGCAACCTGATCACGGCGATTGTCGTCGCGCTGTTGTATGGCGGATTGGTCTTTGGCTTCCTGCCACGCCAGGGTGTTTCCTTCGAGGGTCATATCGCCGGGGCTTTCGCCGGATTTATTGCAGCCAAGGTACTTCTCTCGGCGCCGCGCAACAGGTTTAATGCCGCCCGGTAA
- a CDS encoding PspA/IM30 family protein — protein MTQSIWSKLFTALRGGASEVGESIVDQQALRILDQEIRDADGALANAKRELVTIMAKHKLSADRVAEYNAKIKDLESKAMAAIQANREDLALEVAEAISTLTNELDVEQKQATEFGGYADSMRKDITKAESRIKSLRQQVDMAKARESVQKAQVSASIASGGANGKLETAVGTLNRLQAKQQQRAAELQAQDELADVSTGTDLERKLREAGITPDTGSANAILERLKQKSAE, from the coding sequence ATGACTCAGTCCATTTGGAGCAAATTGTTCACCGCGCTGCGCGGCGGCGCCAGTGAAGTCGGCGAGTCCATCGTCGACCAACAGGCCCTGCGTATCCTCGACCAGGAAATCCGCGACGCTGATGGCGCCCTGGCCAACGCCAAGCGCGAGCTGGTCACCATCATGGCCAAGCACAAGCTGTCGGCCGATCGCGTGGCCGAGTACAACGCCAAGATCAAGGACCTGGAATCCAAGGCCATGGCCGCGATCCAGGCCAACCGCGAAGACCTGGCGCTGGAAGTGGCCGAAGCCATTTCGACCCTGACCAACGAACTCGACGTCGAGCAGAAGCAAGCCACCGAATTCGGCGGTTACGCGGACAGCATGCGCAAAGACATCACCAAGGCCGAAAGCCGGATCAAAAGCCTGCGCCAGCAAGTGGACATGGCCAAGGCTCGCGAAAGCGTGCAGAAAGCCCAGGTCAGCGCTTCGATTGCCAGTGGCGGCGCCAACGGCAAGCTGGAAACCGCCGTCGGTACGCTGAACCGTTTGCAGGCCAAGCAGCAGCAACGTGCTGCCGAGCTGCAAGCCCAGGACGAACTGGCCGACGTATCGACCGGCACTGACCTGGAGCGCAAACTGCGCGAAGCCGGTATTACGCCGGACACCGGCAGCGCCAATGCGATCCTGGAACGCCTGAAGCAAAAATCGGCGGAGTAA
- a CDS encoding YjfI family protein, giving the protein MKQMRAGLGAAGYVKHETWVLPENRSLLKQMEKQLRQPILAGSFMSENYMSAGTNWNIDRLFSALQALDEVVSNDITLSLVQGSEPSIKLEMNDFGGLPIYIAVVGEQIIVDTVLVDVESIKDVPAFNDAVLRSRELFPLSSIGIESMPNGQTVYNMFGALSSDSSLTNVVTEVKTLVDNVQRASEAFERFFH; this is encoded by the coding sequence ATGAAGCAGATGCGTGCGGGCCTGGGTGCCGCCGGTTATGTGAAACACGAGACTTGGGTGCTTCCCGAAAACCGAAGCCTGCTCAAGCAGATGGAGAAACAGCTACGCCAACCGATCCTGGCTGGCTCATTCATGTCGGAGAATTACATGAGCGCAGGTACAAACTGGAACATCGACCGCCTCTTCAGCGCCCTCCAGGCCCTTGATGAAGTGGTTTCCAACGACATCACCCTTTCCCTCGTTCAGGGCTCCGAGCCGAGCATCAAGCTGGAGATGAACGACTTCGGCGGCTTGCCGATTTACATCGCCGTGGTGGGCGAGCAGATCATCGTCGACACCGTGCTGGTGGACGTCGAGTCGATCAAGGACGTGCCGGCCTTCAACGACGCCGTACTGCGCAGCCGCGAGCTGTTCCCGTTGTCCTCGATCGGTATCGAGTCGATGCCGAACGGGCAGACCGTCTACAACATGTTTGGCGCATTGAGCTCCGATTCCAGCCTGACCAACGTTGTGACCGAGGTCAAAACCCTCGTCGACAACGTGCAGCGCGCCAGCGAAGCCTTTGAACGGTTCTTCCATTAA
- a CDS encoding cysteine hydrolase family protein yields MAKQALIVVDIQNDYFPQGKWPLVGADAAADKAVRLINAFREAGDPVVHIRHEFTSDAAPFFTPGSEGAKLHPKVLNRADEPVVLKHFVNSFRETELEAILDQQGIENLVVVGSMSHMCVDGITRAAADLGYSVTVIHDACASRDLEFNGVTVPAAHVHAAFMSALGFAYASVVSADEFLAS; encoded by the coding sequence ATGGCCAAGCAAGCGCTCATCGTAGTCGATATCCAGAACGACTACTTCCCCCAAGGCAAGTGGCCGCTGGTCGGCGCCGACGCGGCGGCGGACAAGGCTGTACGGCTGATCAACGCCTTCCGCGAGGCCGGCGATCCGGTGGTGCATATCCGCCACGAGTTCACCTCCGATGCCGCACCCTTCTTCACACCTGGCTCTGAAGGCGCGAAGCTGCACCCCAAAGTCCTCAACCGCGCCGACGAACCGGTGGTGCTCAAGCACTTCGTCAACTCGTTCCGCGAAACCGAGCTGGAAGCCATCCTTGACCAGCAAGGCATCGAAAATCTGGTGGTAGTCGGCAGCATGAGCCACATGTGCGTCGATGGCATCACCCGCGCCGCCGCTGATTTGGGCTACAGCGTGACAGTGATCCACGACGCCTGCGCCAGCCGCGATCTGGAGTTCAACGGTGTGACGGTTCCGGCTGCCCACGTTCACGCAGCTTTCATGTCGGCACTGGGATTTGCTTATGCGAGCGTGGTATCCGCCGACGAATTCCTCGCCAGCTGA